In Carya illinoinensis cultivar Pawnee chromosome 6, C.illinoinensisPawnee_v1, whole genome shotgun sequence, a single genomic region encodes these proteins:
- the LOC122313802 gene encoding pathogenesis-related protein 1-like, with protein MAFFKLSRPVLICLILGLTLVLLLPDFSHAQDSPQDFLDAHSAARAEVGVPPLTWDDQVASYAQNYANQRIGDCNMVHSGGPYGENIAWSSGDLMGTDAVKMWVDEKSNYDPNSNTCVGGQCLHYTQVVWRNSVRLGCAKVRCNNGGTFIGCNYDPPGNYIGERPY; from the coding sequence ATGGCGTTCTTCAAGCTATCACGGCCAGTTCTTATTTGCCTGATCTTAGGCTTAACCTTAGTACTGCTACTCCCCGATTTCTCCCACGCCCAAGACTCCCCACAAGACTTCCTCGACGCACACAGTGCTGCACGTGCAGAGGTGGGCGTTCCACCACTGACCTGGGACGACCAAGTAGCCTCGTATGCACAGAATTATGCCAATCAACGCATTGGCGATTGCAATATGGTGCACTCCGGCGGGCCGTACGGTGAAAACATTGCATGGAGTAGCGGTGACCTGATGGGGACAGATGCGGTGAAGATGTGGGTGGACGAGAAATCGAACTATGACCCTAACTCCAACACGTGCGTTGGTGGGCAGTGTCTGCACTATACTCAGGTGGTGTGGCGCAACTCGGTTCGTCTGGGATGTGCTAAGGTTCGGTGCAATAATGGAGGTACATTCATTGGCTGCAACTACGACCCCCCGGGCAATTACATTGGAGAGCGGCCTTACTAG